A region of the Longimicrobium sp. genome:
CTCGTCGCACGACGTCTCGATCCCCAGCACCAGCGGAGCGCGCCCCGTCACGGCAGCCTCGGCGCGCCGGGCGGGGCCGGCGGCGCGGCGGGCGCCACGCGCACGCGCAGCGGCACCGTTCTGGCCGCCACCCCCGGCGGGAGTCCCTCGACCACCACCGGCGCCTCCACGCCCGCCGCCGGCAGCGCCGCGGGGAGGGAGTCGCGCGGGACCACGGCCCGCAGGGCCGCCGCGGTGACGCCGGCCAGCGCGCGCCGGCCGCCCTGCGCGTGCACCTCCACCTGCACGGGCGCCGAGCGCATCCCCTCCGGCGTCCACACCGCCACCCCGGGGAAGGCCAGGTCCTCCCTGCGGTCCACGCCCCCGCTCACCCGCACCTCGGGCGCGGAGAGGGAGACGCCCTCGCCCAGGCCCTCCACGTCCAGGCGCACCGGGTTGGCGAAGGTGCTGTCGTCGTCGCCGGGGACGATCTCGAAGGAGCGCGTCTCGACCGCCTCGATCCGGGCCAGCACGTCCTCGGGCCCCATCACGCGCACGGTGGAGGGCGAGACGCGGACGCTGTCGGAGAGCACCCAGCGCCGCAGCGAGCGGGCGCCGATGCGCGCGCGCACGGGCACCACCCTGCTCGCCAGCCGCTGCAGGTGCACGCGCACCACCGCCGGGCGCACGTCGCGCGCCTCCACCTCCAGCCGCTCGCGCGTGCGCACCATCGAGGGGTCCACCGTGAAGCTGCGGGCGCTGCCCACCTCGCGCAGGCGCAGCACCAGGGTGGGAGGGTCCACCGCCAGCTGCCACAGCTCGCGCCCGGGGCCGGTGAAGCGCACCCGCACCTCGGCCGGGTCGGCGCCGCCGGTCAGCACGTAGGCGGGGTCCTCCAGCACCGGCTCCACCCGCACGGGGATCCACTGCGACGAAGGCTGCTCGGCCGTCACCACCGCCCACAGCAGCAGGGCCAGCGCCAGCGCCGCCAGCTTCAGCCTCCAGTTCTCCGTCATCCCGCGCAGCGAGAGCCGCACACCGTCACTCCTTCAGCAGCCGCCGGATGAGCGCCACGCGGGTGGAGTCGTCCCACTCCGTGGCGCCGACCACCTTCTTCGCGATTCGTCCGTCGCGCCCGATCAGGTAGCTCTCGGGCACCCCCGTGGCGCGGTAGTCGCGCTGCACCTGGGCCGAGCTCTGGCGCCAGACGTCGAAGGTGAGCCCCAGCTCGCGCGCGAACGCCCAGGGGTCGCCCCCGGCGTACCCCATCGCCCCCAGCTGCCCCGGCGCCGCGTCGATGCTCACCGCCACGACACGCAGGCCCTCGGGCTTCAGCTGCCGGTAGAGGCGCTCCATCGAGGGCATCTCCACCTGGCAGGGCACGCACCAGGTGGCCCACACGTTGAGCAGCACCACCTGCCCGCGCAGGTCGGAGAGGCGCACGGGCCGCCCGGCCGAGTCGGCGGCGAGCACCTCGGGC
Encoded here:
- a CDS encoding TlpA disulfide reductase family protein; the encoded protein is MAVAGVVALLALLVGAGWLMRGRFLPVDVGSPAPEVLAADSAGRPVRLSDLRGQVVLLNVWATWCVPCQVEMPSMERLYRQLKPEGLRVVAVSIDAAPGQLGAMGYAGGDPWAFARELGLTFDVWRQSSAQVQRDYRATGVPESYLIGRDGRIAKKVVGATEWDDSTRVALIRRLLKE